The Apus apus isolate bApuApu2 chromosome 1, bApuApu2.pri.cur, whole genome shotgun sequence nucleotide sequence GAGCCCGCCCGCGTGTTGCTGCCCCGCGCTGCACCCCCTGGGCCCGCTGTTTGTTCCAGGGCGGCGGAGCGGGAGGGCTCGGGGCTGGGGCCGCTCCCGCCGCACTCAATAAAGACGTGTCGCACCTCCGCGCTGCTCCCTTCCATGcgccgggaccgggaccgggcCTGCCTCAGGGCCCCCACCCCTCAGGGCCTCCCGTTTCTCGCACGGCCCCGGGACCCGCTCCGGGCCCGCCCTGCGGCggccgcgcccgccccggccccggctgGGGCGGGGCCCGTGGCCCAGCCCTGCGGCGCGGCGGGCGgaaggggcggggcggggctgccatggcggggcggcgggagccggGGCGGCAGGAGCCGGGGCGGCTGGCGCAGGAGGCGGCGGCGCTGGCGGGCGCGGTGCGCGGCGCCCtggggccgcggggcgggcgggcgctgcTGGTGcggcccggcgggcgggcgcTGCTGACGCGGGACGGGCGGCGCCTGCTGGAGGCGCTGGGCCTGGAGCCGCCCGCGGCCAGGTACGGCGCtgggccggggcgggggccgggcgggggccggggcggggaccggggcgggggccggggcgggcggagcCGTCTAACCGCCGGTCTGCCGACAGGATGATGGCGGCCTGCGCCTGCAGCCACCGCGCCGCGACGGGGGACGGCGCCAAGAGCTTCGTGGTGCTGCTGGCCGGCGTGCTGGGCGGGCTGCGGGCGGCGGGCCCGCgcggggggctgcggcgggcgctgcgggcCTTCGAGGCGCGGGTGCTGGAGCGGGCCGTGGCGCGGGGCCTGCGGCCGCACCTCCTGCCGGCCTTCCCCGGGCGGCGGGCGGACGGGGAGGCCCTGGAGGCGCTGCTGGAGGCCTACCTGGCCGGCCGGCTGGGCCCGGGCGAGCGGCGGCCGCTGGCGCGGCTGTGCGGCGAGTACTGCCGGCGCTgcgccccgcccgccgggcTCTGCCCGCCGCTGCTGCGCCTGCTGGCGGGGCGCTTCGCGGAGCTGCACGCCGCCGTGCCCGGGCTCCCCCTGGCCAGCTCCAGGGTCCTGCCCGGGATCGTCCTCTGCAGGGACTTCGCGGCCTACTGCCCTGCTGACGGGGAGCTGCGGGCCGTGCTGGTCACGCAGCCCCTGCGGGCCGCCCTCACGGCTCCCGGCGTCGAGTTTGTTGCCGAGTCCGAGGGTCAGTATCGGGCCTCCCTGCGCTGGGCCGCGGGCAGGACGGAGGCCTTGATGAAACGCTTCCAGCGCAGCAACGTCAAACTGTTACTGTCGAGTGTGAAGCAAGAGGACGTAGTTATCTGCTGTGCAAAATCCTACGGCGTGTCTGTGGTAGAGTGCCTGTCGGAGGAGGAGGTGGCCCTCATCGGTGAAGTCACGGGAATCTTGCCTTATTCACCTCTGGGTGATACCGCGCAGGAAGAAATCGCTGAAACCGCGGTGGCAACGTTTTGCCAGCCCTTGCTGCTGGGCTCAAAGCGGTGGGCTCACATCGGCTTCACCAGCGTGTGCAGCTTTCAGCCCCACTGCCTCATTCTTTGTGGGCCGGTGGAAGGTGTTAACGAGCAACACGCGGCTGCTTTGCAAGGGGCGCTTAcaatgctgcagcagctgtttaaaACAGTTGATCAGAGGGAGGAATTCCAGGCAGAGGGTGGAAGCCAGAGTGAAGCCTCAGATGTTTGCAGGTGCCATCCTTCAGCCATGCAAAGGCAACTGGTAATAGAAGGAATTTCTTGTAACAGTAGTCAGGTTTCTGAACGACAACTGCAAACACCTGAAA carries:
- the BBS10 gene encoding Bardet-Biedl syndrome 10 protein — its product is MAGRREPGRQEPGRLAQEAAALAGAVRGALGPRGGRALLVRPGGRALLTRDGRRLLEALGLEPPAARMMAACACSHRAATGDGAKSFVVLLAGVLGGLRAAGPRGGLRRALRAFEARVLERAVARGLRPHLLPAFPGRRADGEALEALLEAYLAGRLGPGERRPLARLCGEYCRRCAPPAGLCPPLLRLLAGRFAELHAAVPGLPLASSRVLPGIVLCRDFAAYCPADGELRAVLVTQPLRAALTAPGVEFVAESEGQYRASLRWAAGRTEALMKRFQRSNVKLLLSSVKQEDVVICCAKSYGVSVVECLSEEEVALIGEVTGILPYSPLGDTAQEEIAETAVATFCQPLLLGSKRWAHIGFTSVCSFQPHCLILCGPVEGVNEQHAAALQGALTMLQQLFKTVDQREEFQAEGGSQSEASDVCRCHPSAMQRQLVIEGISCNSSQVSERQLQTPETETQIVDAVLQGSESPACVQTDLQLPSNPISHIKEFNVSAEGDGATRGIEKPRVKCEHPGGMLGSCSRDSRLDNQRSHSTALSTADYANVVTAGERLDVGEDLEKTSCNIVPLKHEKSCASAVQNYSRSLIEAGSVLPVGGYFEILLHYYIQCYAKQLQQSEVTVIANVVADALLSIPRSLYRTAEQNSFMKFYLKTINTLRKNQPLLIDEKGLESVYCKYQLVTSVLHCVSQLLSIDLIVGVQRPLQKMEDNYSEDDF